One genomic segment of Pseudomonadota bacterium includes these proteins:
- a CDS encoding sodium:proton antiporter: MLLFQWILVLLVSAVVLTAIARRLNLPYPSLIALGGTALAFIPNAPAFTLDPQLTLALFVAPVLLDAAYDTSLRDLKRNWVPVLSLVVIAVGITTASVAWLVHWMVPGIPWAAAIALGAIVAPPDAAAASAVLRHLRLPHRMLVILEGESLLNDATALLVYRIAVGAAMGGTLTTGSIAPEALAMLASVVVGYLLAQVALRLMGALTDVPSSIVLQFVTTFGVWILADEAGLSAIVTLVTYAITISRIGGGKQSARIRLPSYAVWETVVFVLNVLAFMLIGLQLRPILGDLESDERHHYLRVAAAVLGMVVFVRFAWVMTYNRVAYLKLKWFGAGRWPGPMPPRLNASVVVSWCGMRGIVTLAAAYALPAHFPYRNLILLCAFSVVVGTLILQGLTLRPLILAMRLRADSTVDDEIRAAKERLSRVANEILDGDGTEVAEILREEFATSAVGEDGEPTETGRTVRNQLRARIVAAQREALVRMRATAEIGDDAFHRVEERLDWAEVNVR; the protein is encoded by the coding sequence ATGCTGCTTTTCCAATGGATCCTCGTCCTGCTGGTGAGCGCCGTCGTGCTGACGGCAATCGCACGCCGGCTGAACCTGCCCTACCCCTCGTTGATCGCACTCGGCGGCACCGCCCTCGCCTTCATTCCGAACGCGCCGGCGTTCACGCTCGATCCGCAGCTCACGCTGGCCTTGTTCGTGGCGCCGGTACTGCTCGATGCGGCGTACGACACCTCGTTACGCGACCTCAAGCGCAACTGGGTGCCGGTGCTCAGCCTGGTCGTCATCGCCGTCGGCATCACCACCGCCTCCGTGGCATGGCTGGTGCACTGGATGGTGCCCGGCATTCCGTGGGCTGCGGCCATCGCGCTCGGCGCCATCGTGGCGCCGCCCGATGCGGCAGCGGCGTCGGCCGTGTTGCGCCACCTACGCCTTCCGCATCGCATGCTCGTCATCCTAGAGGGCGAGAGTCTGCTCAATGACGCCACCGCGTTGCTCGTCTATCGCATCGCCGTCGGCGCCGCCATGGGCGGCACGCTGACGACCGGCAGCATCGCGCCCGAGGCGTTGGCGATGTTGGCGAGCGTGGTGGTGGGCTATCTGCTCGCGCAAGTCGCCTTGCGGCTCATGGGCGCCCTGACCGACGTGCCGAGTTCGATCGTATTGCAGTTCGTCACCACGTTCGGCGTGTGGATCCTCGCGGACGAAGCGGGCCTTTCCGCCATCGTCACCCTCGTGACCTACGCGATCACCATTTCACGCATCGGCGGCGGCAAACAATCCGCGCGCATACGCCTGCCCTCGTACGCCGTGTGGGAGACCGTGGTGTTCGTGTTGAACGTGCTGGCGTTCATGCTGATCGGACTGCAGCTGCGTCCGATCCTCGGCGACCTCGAATCCGACGAACGGCATCACTACCTGCGGGTCGCGGCCGCCGTGCTCGGCATGGTGGTGTTCGTGCGGTTTGCGTGGGTGATGACGTACAACCGCGTCGCGTATCTGAAACTCAAGTGGTTCGGCGCGGGTAGATGGCCCGGCCCGATGCCGCCCCGGCTCAACGCCAGCGTGGTGGTGAGCTGGTGCGGCATGCGCGGCATCGTGACACTCGCGGCGGCGTACGCGTTGCCGGCGCATTTTCCGTACCGCAACCTGATCCTGCTGTGTGCGTTCAGCGTCGTGGTCGGCACCTTGATCCTGCAGGGGCTCACGCTGCGGCCGCTGATCCTCGCGATGCGTCTGCGCGCCGACAGCACCGTCGATGACGAAATCCGCGCGGCCAAGGAACGCCTTTCGCGGGTGGCGAACGAGATCCTCGATGGGGATGGGACGGAGGTTGCGGAGATCCTGCGCGAGGAGTTCGCGACGTCGGCCGTTGGAGAAGATGGCGAGCCGACGGAAACCGGGCGGACGGTCCGGAACCAGCTGCGCGCGCGAATCGTCGCGGCCCAGCGCGAAGCCCTGGTGAGGATGCGCGCCACGGCGGAGATCGGGGACGATGCGTTTCATCGAGTCGAGGAGCGGTTGGATTGGGCGGAAGTCAATGTGCGGTGA
- a CDS encoding cytochrome P460 family protein yields the protein MWSDRLSDHDTQEYDMHAAVKSLSVLVSCAALAGSIAVVAQSAAPAAQDKYSLKVPGGLAFSEFKGFETWETVSVSSNDKAIAVILGNPAMIAAFKAGIPGNGKPVPDGAKMAKIHWAPKKHQFFPNATVPGTQQNVDLMVKDSKRFADSGGWGYAVFDYDAATDKFAPGTMAGTPPQGNDAKCGFACHTIVKSRDFVFTDYGHR from the coding sequence ATGTGGTCTGATCGGCTGTCCGACCACGATACCCAGGAGTACGACATGCATGCCGCGGTGAAATCCCTCAGTGTTCTAGTTAGTTGCGCCGCCCTGGCGGGCTCCATCGCCGTGGTAGCCCAGTCCGCGGCACCCGCCGCCCAGGACAAGTACAGCCTCAAAGTGCCGGGTGGACTCGCATTCTCCGAGTTCAAGGGATTCGAGACCTGGGAGACCGTCTCGGTCAGCTCGAACGACAAGGCCATCGCCGTGATCCTCGGCAACCCCGCGATGATCGCGGCCTTCAAGGCCGGTATTCCCGGCAACGGCAAACCGGTCCCCGATGGTGCCAAGATGGCGAAGATCCATTGGGCGCCGAAAAAGCATCAGTTCTTCCCGAACGCGACGGTGCCCGGCACGCAGCAGAACGTCGACCTCATGGTGAAGGACAGCAAGCGGTTCGCCGACAGCGGCGGCTGGGGATACGCCGTGTTCGACTACGACGCCGCCACCGACAAGTTCGCGCCCGGCACGATGGCCGGCACGCCCCCGCAGGGCAACGACGCCAAGTGCGGTTTCGCCTGCCACACCATAGTGAAATCGCGGGACTTCGTCTTCACGGACTACGGACACCGGTGA
- a CDS encoding epoxide hydrolase family protein — translation MNAVPKHAGADAADIRHFHINVPEAKLTELRRRINATVWPDNEPADEAAPGVTLATLQKLASYWATEYDWRKLEKRLNAVPNFITTIDGLDFHFIHVRSKHENALPLIVTHGWPGSIVEQLKLIEPLTNPTAHGGSVADAFHVVIPSMAGYGFSGKPSGPGWDTTRMARAWAVLMERLGYSRYVAQGGDWGSFVTEQMGVQAPPGLLGIHVNLQSAVPTEIFFALGSGNPPPGLEPDEKRAFERLAFFFANSLSYAQQMARHPHALYGLGDSPVGLAAWILDNDLWSHELRTHILDGHGDGNRQGLTRDDLLDNITLYWLTNTAISAAGLYRENKLPFFAPMGIGIPVAVTVFPDEIFQLPRSWAERAYPKLVHYHKADKGGHFAAWEQPGILAQEIRAGFRTLRA, via the coding sequence GTGAACGCAGTTCCGAAACACGCAGGCGCCGACGCGGCGGACATCCGGCATTTCCACATCAATGTCCCCGAGGCGAAGCTCACCGAACTGCGCAGGCGCATCAATGCGACGGTCTGGCCGGACAACGAACCGGCTGACGAAGCGGCGCCGGGCGTGACACTCGCGACCCTGCAGAAACTCGCGAGTTATTGGGCCACGGAATACGACTGGCGCAAGCTCGAGAAGCGGCTGAACGCGGTGCCGAATTTCATCACCACGATCGACGGCCTCGACTTCCACTTCATCCACGTTCGTTCGAAGCACGAGAATGCGCTGCCGCTCATCGTCACGCACGGCTGGCCCGGTTCGATCGTCGAGCAACTCAAGCTCATCGAGCCACTCACCAATCCCACCGCCCACGGCGGCAGCGTCGCAGACGCGTTCCACGTGGTCATTCCGTCGATGGCGGGTTATGGGTTCTCCGGCAAACCGAGCGGCCCGGGCTGGGACACCACGCGGATGGCACGCGCCTGGGCGGTGCTCATGGAACGGCTCGGCTACTCGCGCTACGTGGCGCAAGGCGGCGATTGGGGTTCTTTCGTGACGGAGCAGATGGGTGTGCAGGCGCCGCCCGGATTGTTAGGCATCCACGTCAACCTGCAATCGGCCGTACCGACCGAGATTTTCTTTGCGCTCGGATCCGGGAATCCGCCGCCGGGGCTCGAGCCAGACGAGAAGCGCGCCTTCGAGCGGCTCGCCTTCTTCTTTGCCAACAGCCTGTCGTATGCCCAGCAGATGGCGCGCCATCCGCATGCGCTGTATGGGCTGGGGGATTCGCCGGTCGGCCTGGCCGCCTGGATCCTGGACAACGATCTGTGGAGCCACGAGCTGCGCACGCACATCCTCGACGGCCACGGTGACGGCAATCGCCAGGGCCTCACGCGGGACGACCTGCTCGACAACATCACGCTCTATTGGCTCACCAACACGGCGATTTCCGCCGCCGGTCTCTACCGCGAAAACAAGCTGCCGTTCTTCGCGCCGATGGGCATCGGAATCCCGGTGGCCGTCACCGTCTTTCCGGATGAGATATTCCAGCTGCCGCGCTCCTGGGCGGAACGGGCGTATCCGAAGCTCGTGCACTACCACAAGGCAGACAAGGGCGGTCACTTCGCGGCCTGGGAGCAGCCTGGCATCCTCGCGCAAGAGATTCGCGCCGGCTTCCGCACACTGCGAGCGTAG
- a CDS encoding epoxide hydrolase has translation MQNLPGLNRRRFVGATAAAAAASLLSLSAFSATPRSTAMNAVPKQVGSDNTAIRPFHVNIPEAQLVDLRKRINATVWPDKETVSDESEGVQLATMQNLARYWGAEYDWRRIETKINAVPNFVTEIDGLDIHFIHVKSKHKNALPIIITHGWPGSIIEQMKLIEPLTNPTAFGGTAMDAFDVVIPSMAGYGFSGRPTAPGWDCVRMAQAWDVLMKRLGYTKYVAHGGDWGAFVTELMGVQAPPGLLAINTTLPSAVPLEILQATASHTPPPGLGPDEKRAFERLDYFFVHGLSYAQQMANHPQTLYGIADSPIGLAAWFLDHDLLSYQMIRRTFEGKAEGLTRDDVLDNITLTWLTNTGISGARLYRENKKPFFAEMGVKIPVAVSAFPDELYQLPRSWAERAYPKLIHYNQPPKGGHFAAWEQPALLVDELRASFKTIRNP, from the coding sequence ATGCAGAACTTGCCCGGCCTCAACAGGCGTCGATTTGTCGGAGCCACCGCGGCAGCTGCCGCCGCGAGTCTCCTGAGTCTTTCCGCTTTTTCCGCAACTCCAAGGAGTACCGCAATGAATGCCGTTCCCAAGCAGGTTGGCAGTGACAACACCGCCATCCGCCCTTTCCACGTGAATATTCCCGAGGCGCAGCTCGTCGATCTGCGCAAGCGCATCAACGCCACCGTCTGGCCCGACAAGGAAACAGTGTCCGACGAGTCCGAAGGCGTGCAGCTCGCGACCATGCAGAACCTCGCGCGCTACTGGGGTGCGGAATACGACTGGCGCAGGATCGAGACGAAGATCAACGCCGTGCCGAATTTCGTCACCGAGATCGACGGCCTCGACATTCACTTCATCCATGTGAAGTCGAAGCACAAGAACGCGCTGCCTATCATCATCACACACGGGTGGCCGGGATCGATCATCGAACAGATGAAGCTCATCGAGCCGCTGACGAATCCGACCGCGTTCGGCGGCACGGCAATGGACGCGTTCGACGTGGTCATCCCGTCGATGGCTGGCTACGGATTCTCCGGACGCCCCACCGCCCCGGGTTGGGACTGCGTGCGCATGGCGCAGGCCTGGGACGTGCTCATGAAACGCCTTGGCTACACGAAATACGTGGCCCACGGCGGTGATTGGGGTGCATTCGTGACGGAGCTCATGGGCGTGCAGGCCCCGCCGGGATTGTTAGCCATCAACACCACGCTGCCCTCCGCGGTTCCGCTGGAAATCCTGCAGGCGACGGCCAGCCACACGCCGCCGCCGGGCCTCGGACCGGATGAAAAGCGCGCCTTCGAACGGCTCGACTACTTCTTCGTCCATGGCTTGTCGTACGCGCAGCAGATGGCGAACCATCCGCAGACCCTGTACGGGATCGCGGATTCGCCGATCGGCCTCGCCGCGTGGTTCCTCGATCACGACTTGCTGAGCTACCAGATGATCCGGCGCACTTTCGAAGGGAAGGCCGAAGGTCTCACGCGTGACGACGTGCTCGACAACATCACGCTCACCTGGTTGACCAACACCGGGATCTCCGGCGCGCGCCTCTACCGTGAGAACAAGAAACCGTTCTTCGCGGAGATGGGCGTCAAGATTCCGGTTGCGGTGAGCGCGTTCCCCGACGAGCTGTACCAGCTGCCGCGGTCCTGGGCGGAGCGCGCGTATCCCAAGCTCATCCACTACAACCAGCCGCCCAAGGGCGGTCACTTTGCCGCATGGGAGCAGCCGGCGCTGCTCGTCGACGAGCTGCGCGCGAGTTTCAAGACGATTCGCAACCCGTAA
- a CDS encoding cupin domain-containing protein: MKRIRYFAIATAVAFSAGASLIPLAVDAPYDFARHEAVTLLAARSIPSVPGKRLVSILVDYPPGAGSVPHRHAGSAFIYAYVLSGQIRSQIDDEPVRIYREGEWWFEGPGAHHRESANASKTRRARLLAVFVVDAAENELTTPDARAGSD, from the coding sequence ATGAAACGCATTCGCTACTTCGCCATCGCCACTGCTGTCGCCTTCTCGGCGGGAGCGTCTCTTATCCCGCTCGCCGTCGACGCGCCGTACGATTTCGCACGGCACGAAGCCGTCACGCTGCTTGCGGCAAGATCAATCCCCAGCGTGCCGGGCAAACGCCTGGTCAGCATCCTGGTCGACTATCCACCCGGCGCTGGTTCCGTACCGCATCGTCACGCGGGCTCGGCCTTCATCTACGCGTACGTCCTCTCGGGACAGATCCGCAGCCAGATCGACGACGAGCCGGTTCGCATCTACCGGGAGGGTGAGTGGTGGTTCGAGGGTCCGGGCGCGCATCACCGCGAGAGCGCCAATGCCAGCAAGACGCGGCGGGCGCGGCTGCTCGCGGTGTTCGTCGTGGATGCCGCGGAAAACGAATTGACCACGCCGGATGCGCGCGCCGGCAGCGACTAG
- the msrB gene encoding peptide-methionine (R)-S-oxide reductase MsrB encodes MPTYSKDPAVIATLTPEQYRVTQKGATEMPGTGQHLDNDEPGIYVDIVSGEPLFASSDKFDSGCGWPSFTKPIEPANVNELTDKSHGMVRTEVRSAHGDSHLGHVFDDGPEDRGGLRYCINSASLRFIHRDDMEAEGYVAYLDQVEERR; translated from the coding sequence ATGCCCACGTACAGCAAAGATCCTGCCGTCATCGCGACGCTCACGCCCGAGCAGTACCGCGTCACGCAGAAAGGCGCGACCGAAATGCCCGGCACCGGACAGCATCTGGACAACGACGAGCCCGGCATCTACGTCGACATCGTGTCGGGTGAGCCGCTGTTTGCGTCTTCCGACAAATTCGACTCGGGATGCGGCTGGCCCAGTTTCACCAAACCGATCGAACCCGCGAACGTCAACGAATTGACGGACAAGTCGCACGGCATGGTCCGCACGGAAGTGCGCTCCGCGCATGGCGACAGCCATCTGGGTCATGTCTTCGACGACGGTCCGGAGGACCGCGGCGGATTGCGTTACTGCATCAACTCGGCCTCGCTGCGATTCATTCATCGCGACGACATGGAGGCCGAAGGTTATGTGGCGTACCTCGACCAGGTAGAAGAACGGCGCTGA
- a CDS encoding 3-hydroxyacyl-CoA dehydrogenase — MSDRFSRITTAGAGTMGSQVAWQMAFHGKHVTVYDAIPAGLEKGKVFHRQYADLFTNQRGATRQQVDDTLARLSYTTDLASAVRDADLISESVPESLAIKESFWREASRHAPARTVFTTNTSTLPPSALARFVDRPQKFLALHFAIGVWDANIGEVMGHPGTDPALFEALLEFAGEIGLVPIPIRKEQNGYIVNSLIVPWCFAAVDLVVRGVSDFESIDRTWMITLGTHMGPFGMMDRMGLGVVHHVAKLLGESNANPLALEYARYVDEHFLQKGRLGVASGQGFYNYPNPTFERPEFVKG, encoded by the coding sequence ATGTCTGACCGCTTCTCCAGGATCACCACCGCTGGCGCGGGCACGATGGGCTCGCAAGTGGCATGGCAGATGGCCTTCCACGGCAAACACGTCACCGTGTACGACGCCATTCCCGCGGGCCTCGAGAAAGGCAAGGTGTTTCACCGGCAGTACGCGGATCTCTTCACTAACCAGCGCGGCGCGACCCGCCAGCAGGTCGACGACACGCTGGCACGCCTGAGTTATACGACAGACCTCGCGTCGGCCGTACGCGATGCCGACCTGATCAGCGAGTCCGTGCCCGAGTCGTTGGCCATCAAGGAATCCTTCTGGCGCGAGGCTTCGCGGCACGCCCCGGCTCGCACGGTCTTCACGACCAACACGTCGACGTTGCCGCCGAGCGCGCTGGCGCGCTTCGTCGACCGGCCGCAGAAGTTTCTGGCCTTGCACTTCGCCATCGGTGTCTGGGACGCCAACATCGGCGAAGTCATGGGCCATCCGGGCACCGATCCGGCCCTGTTCGAGGCGCTGCTGGAGTTCGCCGGCGAGATCGGCCTCGTGCCGATTCCGATCCGCAAGGAACAGAACGGTTACATCGTCAACAGCCTGATCGTGCCGTGGTGTTTCGCGGCCGTGGATCTCGTGGTGCGCGGCGTGAGCGACTTCGAGAGCATCGACCGTACCTGGATGATCACGCTGGGCACGCATATGGGCCCGTTCGGCATGATGGATCGCATGGGCCTGGGCGTGGTGCACCATGTCGCGAAGCTGCTCGGCGAGAGCAACGCCAATCCGCTGGCGCTCGAGTACGCGCGCTACGTGGACGAGCATTTCCTCCAGAAGGGCCGGCTGGGAGTCGCGAGCGGCCAGGGGTTCTACAACTACCCGAATCCCACGTTCGAACGGCCGGAGTTCGTCAAAGGTTGA
- a CDS encoding SDR family oxidoreductase, which yields MIHYENRWAIVTGASSGLGRGIAARLAQRGMSLVLTGRNQTRLEDAALHIRRDTPQVAVETVVADLATAAGISALLERVGDRPVEVLVNNAGFGSYGPFAEANADHEATEIAVDVNAVVALARAFLPGMLARHSGGILNVASTIAFQPAPFQAVYGASKAFVLSFSEALWAEARPAGVAVTALCPGPTRTGFVDALGADVGHTAIYRRLADPGPVISAGLRGLDRGRAVVIPGLRNRLMASSYRFLPREWMTRISAVLLRPSTDASRPPAEQKWHAEKGVTGDV from the coding sequence GTGATCCATTATGAGAATCGCTGGGCCATCGTCACGGGAGCGTCGTCCGGACTGGGCCGCGGGATCGCCGCGCGGCTCGCGCAACGCGGCATGTCGCTCGTACTGACCGGCCGCAACCAGACACGCCTCGAAGACGCGGCACTCCACATCCGCCGCGATACTCCGCAGGTTGCGGTCGAAACCGTAGTCGCGGACCTCGCGACAGCGGCGGGAATTTCCGCGCTGCTGGAGCGCGTCGGCGACCGCCCGGTCGAAGTGCTGGTGAACAACGCCGGCTTCGGCAGCTACGGTCCGTTTGCAGAGGCCAATGCGGACCATGAAGCCACCGAGATAGCGGTCGACGTCAACGCGGTGGTTGCACTGGCGCGCGCCTTCCTGCCGGGAATGCTTGCGCGGCACAGCGGCGGCATTCTCAACGTCGCATCGACGATCGCCTTTCAACCCGCGCCCTTCCAGGCGGTGTACGGCGCGAGCAAAGCTTTCGTGCTGTCGTTCAGCGAGGCGCTGTGGGCGGAGGCGCGCCCGGCAGGCGTTGCGGTCACCGCGCTGTGCCCGGGCCCGACGCGCACCGGCTTCGTCGACGCGCTCGGCGCCGATGTCGGCCATACCGCGATCTACCGCCGTCTCGCCGATCCCGGTCCGGTCATCTCGGCGGGCCTGCGCGGGCTCGACCGGGGCCGCGCCGTGGTGATCCCGGGGCTGCGCAACCGGCTGATGGCGTCTAGCTACCGCTTCCTGCCGCGCGAATGGATGACGCGCATCTCCGCGGTGCTGCTGCGTCCATCCACTGATGCGTCGCGGCCGCCGGCCGAACAAAAATGGCACGCCGAAAAAGGCGTGACAGGCGATGTCTGA
- a CDS encoding alpha/beta hydrolase: protein MSAITTTDGVQIYFKDWGPKAAQPLVFHHGWPLSADDWDAQLLYFLNAGYRVIAHDRRGHGRSSQVADGHDMDHYAADIAAVVQHLDLRNAVHIGHSTGGGEATHYATLHGQKSGRIAKLVIIGAVPPIMLKTAANPGGLPIEVFDGFRAQFAADRSQFYLNLASGPFYGFNRPGAKISQGAIQNWWRQGMTGGAKAHYDGIKAFSETDFTGDLKAIEVPTLVMHGDDDQIVPIADSALLSAKLLKKGTLKVYEKYPHGMCTTHAEVINRDLLAFIKA from the coding sequence ATGTCCGCGATCACAACCACAGACGGCGTTCAGATCTACTTCAAGGACTGGGGGCCGAAGGCCGCGCAGCCGCTGGTGTTCCACCACGGCTGGCCGCTGTCCGCCGACGACTGGGATGCGCAATTGCTCTACTTCCTGAATGCGGGTTACCGCGTCATCGCACATGACCGGCGCGGCCACGGCCGGTCGAGCCAGGTGGCCGACGGCCACGACATGGACCACTACGCCGCGGACATCGCCGCCGTGGTTCAACACCTCGACTTGCGCAATGCCGTGCACATCGGCCACTCCACCGGCGGCGGCGAGGCAACCCACTACGCCACGCTCCACGGCCAGAAGTCCGGCCGCATCGCCAAGCTCGTGATCATCGGCGCGGTGCCGCCGATCATGTTGAAGACCGCGGCAAATCCGGGCGGGCTGCCGATCGAGGTGTTCGACGGTTTCCGCGCGCAGTTCGCGGCCGACCGTTCGCAGTTCTATCTCAACCTCGCAAGCGGCCCGTTCTACGGCTTCAATCGTCCGGGCGCGAAGATCTCGCAGGGCGCGATCCAGAACTGGTGGCGGCAGGGAATGACGGGCGGCGCCAAGGCGCATTACGACGGCATCAAGGCCTTCTCGGAGACCGACTTCACCGGCGATCTGAAAGCGATCGAAGTGCCGACGCTGGTGATGCACGGCGACGACGACCAGATCGTGCCCATCGCCGACTCGGCGTTGCTGTCCGCGAAGCTGTTGAAGAAAGGCACGCTGAAGGTCTACGAGAAATATCCGCATGGCATGTGCACGACGCACGCCGAGGTGATCAATCGTGACTTGCTCGCCTTCATCAAGGCTTGA